Proteins encoded by one window of Primulina huaijiensis isolate GDHJ02 chromosome 1, ASM1229523v2, whole genome shotgun sequence:
- the LOC140971766 gene encoding uncharacterized protein, with the protein MKIQQVFTSVAYPQSNGLVEVTNRTLVQGLKVRLGKAKGNWVDELPSVLWAYRTTPKEGTKETLFSLVYGNEAVLPAEIGLESARVMFYDEDNGARRATNLDLLEEKREAASIHMEAYKNLIAQSYNRRIIQRSFQVGDLVLRKVQEEQRGKL; encoded by the coding sequence ATGAAGATCCAACAAGTCTTTACATCGGTAGCTTACCCGCAGAGTAATGGGCTGGTGGAGGTGACTAATCGGACACTGGTGCAGGGTCTGAAGGTTCGACTTGGCAAAGCTAAGGGCAATTGGGTGGATGAACTACCAAGTGTCTTATGGGCATACCGAACCACTCCGAAAGAAGGAACTAAAGAAACTCTTTTCAGTTTGGTCTACGGTAATGAAGCAGTGCTCCCAGCTGAGATTGGGTTGGAATCGGCAAGGGTAATGTTTTATGACGAGGACAATGGTGCGAGACGCGCCACTAACCTTGATCTTTTGGAAGAAAAGAGAGAGGCTGCCAGCATTCACATGGAAGCTTATAAAAACCTCATTGCGCAGTCTTATAATCGGAGGATCATTCAGAGAAGCTTCCAGGTAGGCGACTTGGTCCTGAGGAAGGTGCAAGAAGAGCAGAGAGGAAagttgtaa
- the LOC140971771 gene encoding uncharacterized protein produces the protein MTARCLRPYFLSHPIVVLTNSPLGRILTHSDNFGRLIKWTTELGEYDIQYEPRTTIKAQALADFLAETVHHENEDPWKVYVDGSSSKDGSGVGVVLISPAGEKVKLTVRLDFRASNNEAEYEAVLAGLQAAKNVGATRVHVFSDSQLVAQQMKGLYDVKDEKLIEYAQEVNRVREKFTEVAFEQIPRKENEKADTLGKMDGTMGIEQEEEDWRTAITDYLKEVKLPVDPREARKLKIKCSRYMIVEEVLYRRSFAGPLLRCLSYQEADYVLREVHEGCCGNHLGAYALARKVMLAGYCLPSVLHDAQELVMSLYSCQRHAQLHHQLAAMMKAIMAACPFDPVGNGYCGVFSL, from the exons ATGACAGCGAGGTGCTTGAGGCCCTACTTCCTATCTCATCCAATTGTGGTGCTCACCAACAGTCCATTGGGCAGAATCCTAACTCATTCGGATAATTTTGGCCGTTTGATTAAGTGGACTACAGAGCTAGGAGAGTATGACATCCAGTATGAGCCGAGAACAACTATTAAAGCACAAGCATTAGCCGATTTTCTGGCTGAGACCgtgcatcatgaaaatgaagACCCTTGGAAAGTGTATGTTGATGGTTCATCTTCTAAGGATGGAAGTGGGGTGGGAGTAGTATTAATTTCTCCAGCTGGGGAGAAGGTGAAGTTAACGGTTAGGTTGGATTTTCGAGCATCCAACAATGAAGCAGAATATGAGGCTGTGTTGGCAGGGCTTCAAGCAGCCAAAAATGTTGGAGCTACCCGAGTACATGTTTTTTCTGACTCACAGTTGGTAGCGCAGCAGATGAAGGGATTGTATGATGTGAAAGATGAAAAGCTTATTGAGTATGCTCAAGAGGTTAACAGAGTTAGAGAAAAATTCACCGAGGTCGCGTTTGAACAGATTCccagaaaagaaaatgagaaggCAGACACTCTAGGCAAAATGGATGGAACAATGGGAA TTGAGCAAGAAGAAGAGGATTGGAGAACCGCTATAACTGATTACTTGAAGGAGGTAAAGCTCCCTGTTGACCCTAGGGAGGCTCGTAAGTTGAAGATAAAGTGTTCACGCTATATGATAGTCGAAGAAGTGTTGTATCGAAGGTCTTTTGCAGGACCGCTGCTTCGATGCTTGAGTTATCAAGAGGCTGATTATGTGCTCCGAGAAGTTCATGAGGGATGTTGTGGAAATCATTTGGGGGCTTATGCGTTGGCTAGGAAGGTGATGCTCGCCGGTTATTGTTTGCCCTCAGTGCTGCATGATGCCCAAGAGTTAGTAATGTCTTTGTATAGTTGTCAACGTCACGCCCAGTTACATCACCAGCTGGCCGCGATGATGAAGGCTATCATGGCTGCCTGTCCTTTTGATCCGGTGGGGAATGGATATTGTGGGGTCTTTTCCCTATAG